In a single window of the Chitinophagales bacterium genome:
- the crcB gene encoding fluoride efflux transporter CrcB — protein MQNFVYVFVGSGIGGCVRYGLSSILTKYNFTLPIYTLVANVLACFILGMTMNYLSQQNENNSLKFLIAIGICGGMSTYSTFSYEILQQVNSGAWGQLILYTVGTFVICLFAILLGTKISS, from the coding sequence GTGCAAAATTTTGTTTATGTTTTCGTAGGCAGTGGTATCGGTGGATGTGTACGTTATGGGTTATCATCTATCCTCACAAAATACAATTTTACTCTTCCTATTTATACGCTTGTCGCCAATGTACTAGCCTGTTTCATATTAGGAATGACGATGAATTATCTTAGTCAACAGAATGAAAATAATTCACTAAAATTTCTTATTGCTATTGGTATTTGTGGAGGAATGAGCACCTACTCTACATTCAGCTACGAAATTTTACAACAGGTGAATTCAGGTGCTTGGGGACAGTTGATTCTATACACAGTTGGTACTTTTGTTATCTGTTTGTTCGCTATCTTGTTAGGAACAAAAATTAGTAGCTAA
- a CDS encoding stage II sporulation protein M, which produces MREVAFIKQNKNKWEQFEAAIMGRTLKGPDEMAHLYIHLVNDLSYAQTYYPKSNTTKYLNFLASQIYQKIYQTKRQESNRLVYFFKVEVPLLMYQYRYITLFTFILFFTFVGIGAISAKFDPDFVRLILGDGYVNDTLENIENGNPMAVYGKGSNWGSFIGITFNNLYVGLQCYVNGIFLGMGTFYILLSNCIMLGSFQYFFYEHNVFIESIRGIWVHGSMEIFAIVIEATAGFILGSSILFPKTFSRFNSFKIGFRNSFKILLSTMPFTFCAGLLEGFVTRYALDMPLALNLVIILGTLAIISFYYLVYPYFVVKKAERQQSIEAIPFI; this is translated from the coding sequence ATGAGAGAAGTAGCATTTATAAAACAAAACAAAAATAAATGGGAGCAATTCGAGGCGGCCATTATGGGCAGGACACTTAAGGGTCCAGATGAAATGGCTCATCTCTATATTCATTTGGTTAATGACCTATCGTATGCTCAGACCTATTATCCCAAAAGTAATACGACTAAGTACTTAAATTTTTTAGCATCACAGATTTACCAGAAAATATATCAGACCAAGCGACAGGAATCTAATCGATTAGTTTACTTTTTTAAGGTCGAAGTGCCACTGCTCATGTATCAATATCGATACATTACCCTGTTCACATTTATACTATTTTTTACTTTTGTAGGTATTGGGGCTATTTCAGCCAAATTCGATCCAGATTTTGTAAGGTTAATTTTAGGAGATGGATATGTAAATGATACGCTTGAAAATATAGAAAACGGCAACCCTATGGCCGTATATGGTAAGGGGTCGAACTGGGGTAGTTTTATTGGCATTACATTTAATAATTTGTATGTGGGACTGCAGTGCTATGTCAATGGTATTTTTTTAGGAATGGGGACATTTTATATTTTATTATCTAATTGCATCATGCTAGGGTCATTTCAGTATTTTTTTTATGAACATAATGTGTTTATAGAAAGTATCAGGGGTATCTGGGTGCACGGCAGTATGGAAATATTTGCCATAGTCATAGAAGCCACCGCTGGGTTTATTTTAGGGTCTAGTATTCTTTTCCCTAAGACATTTTCTCGATTTAATTCTTTTAAAATAGGGTTTCGAAATTCATTTAAAATTTTATTAAGCACCATGCCTTTTACCTTTTGTGCAGGTCTTTTAGAAGGTTTTGTTACTCGATATGCCTTGGATATGCCCTTGGCTCTGAATTTAGTGATTATACTAGGTACCTTAGCCATTATTTCATTTTACTATCTTGTTTATCCCTATTTTGTAGTAAAAAAAGCAGAAAGACAGCAATCAATAGAAGCGATACCATTTATCTAA
- a CDS encoding ABC transporter ATP-binding protein has protein sequence MLQIDVHSLSISHGRRRLIENGSFSIQTGEVLAMEGENGCGKSTLLKSLFGTHNADKLDWSKNGEKLSKLSPKTSLIAMLPQDSFLPRGLTPSEIIAMMYKTHEQQKPLFSLPYVADYSLKKMSELSHGAARYVEIIVILNLWHPFILLDEPFSLLAPLHKDAVKKLIVEKSKMKGIVITDHYNEDVNEISTKKIWIENGELKLIS, from the coding sequence ATGCTCCAAATTGATGTTCATAGCCTAAGTATAAGCCATGGGAGACGCAGGCTCATTGAAAATGGAAGTTTCTCTATTCAGACAGGAGAAGTACTAGCCATGGAAGGTGAAAACGGCTGTGGTAAATCTACCCTGCTGAAATCGCTCTTTGGCACACACAATGCCGATAAATTAGACTGGTCTAAAAATGGAGAAAAGCTAAGCAAACTTTCTCCAAAAACGAGTCTGATAGCCATGCTACCTCAGGATAGTTTTCTGCCACGCGGCCTCACTCCTAGTGAAATTATCGCTATGATGTATAAAACGCATGAGCAGCAAAAACCGCTTTTCTCCTTGCCTTATGTAGCAGATTATAGCCTCAAAAAAATGAGCGAGTTGTCACATGGAGCTGCACGATATGTTGAAATTATCGTCATTTTAAATCTATGGCATCCATTTATTCTCCTAGATGAACCTTTCTCACTCTTAGCACCTTTACATAAGGACGCAGTCAAAAAATTAATCGTTGAAAAGAGTAAAATGAAAGGAATTGTTATCACCGATCACTATAACGAAGATGTCAATGAAATTTCCACGAAGAAAATATGGATAGAAAATGGGGAATTGAAACTAATTTCATAA
- a CDS encoding Uma2 family endonuclease codes for MANYVLNFSDLDLNKSYTYADYLLWKFSERVELIKGKIFSMSPAPNTSHMRISQRLNFIILNQFATNSCQTFCAPFDVVLSKTKDSKKIKTVVQPDLGVICDLTKIDEYKCNGAPDLIIEILSPGNSKKEMKIKYELYEENEVLEYWIVDPEHETISIFSLHKNKYVPMKPLTTDDELQSVLFPKLKFPVETVFQDIHKFKKVKK; via the coding sequence ATGGCAAACTACGTTCTCAATTTTTCTGATTTAGATTTGAATAAGTCCTATACTTATGCAGATTATCTATTATGGAAATTTAGTGAGCGTGTGGAGCTGATTAAGGGAAAGATTTTTTCCATGTCACCGGCACCGAATACTTCTCACATGAGAATTAGTCAGCGGTTGAATTTTATTATTCTCAACCAATTTGCAACTAACTCTTGTCAGACTTTCTGTGCACCATTCGATGTCGTATTATCGAAAACTAAAGATAGCAAAAAAATCAAAACGGTTGTTCAGCCAGATTTAGGGGTAATATGCGATTTAACTAAGATAGATGAATATAAATGCAATGGAGCCCCGGATTTGATTATTGAAATACTTTCTCCGGGTAATTCTAAAAAGGAAATGAAAATTAAGTATGAGCTCTACGAGGAGAATGAGGTTCTGGAATATTGGATTGTCGATCCCGAGCATGAGACAATTTCAATTTTCAGTTTACATAAAAACAAGTATGTACCTATGAAGCCATTAACTACAGACGATGAACTTCAAAGTGTTTTATTTCCGAAGTTAAAATTCCCTGTAGAGACTGTGTTTCAAGATATTCATAAATTCAAAAAAGTAAAAAAATAA
- a CDS encoding RDD family protein, with amino-acid sequence MDQVAINTTQNVNINFNLASFGDRMLGYLIDEIIKFSYILTVTFLLSYLDFTGDMDNWSIMAIYVVLFLPAIFYTLFLENLLEGQTIGKRVMKTKVVKIDGYQASFGDYVIRWVMRLIDIYSNSAIVGIIAIVTSKRSQRLGDMAAGTTVISLKNKYTIDSTILEDIGEAYQPIYHLVVKLSDNDARIIKNSYTIAVKKKDMETLRKLRIKIEEVTGTKNVSGNDTDFIKTVLKDYNFYTQNM; translated from the coding sequence ATGGATCAAGTAGCCATTAACACTACGCAAAACGTAAATATAAATTTTAATCTAGCTTCCTTTGGCGATAGAATGCTTGGCTACCTTATCGATGAAATTATCAAATTCTCATATATCTTAACGGTCACCTTTCTTCTATCCTATTTAGACTTTACAGGTGACATGGATAATTGGTCAATCATGGCTATTTATGTCGTGTTGTTTCTTCCAGCAATCTTTTATACGTTGTTTCTCGAAAATCTCCTCGAAGGTCAAACTATAGGTAAGCGAGTCATGAAGACCAAGGTTGTAAAAATTGATGGGTATCAGGCTTCCTTTGGCGATTATGTCATTCGATGGGTTATGAGGTTGATAGATATCTATTCAAATAGTGCCATCGTAGGTATCATAGCGATTGTAACAAGTAAACGATCTCAAAGGCTGGGAGATATGGCTGCTGGAACCACCGTGATTTCATTAAAGAATAAATATACCATCGATAGTACTATACTCGAAGATATAGGTGAGGCTTATCAGCCCATATATCATTTGGTGGTGAAACTATCGGATAATGATGCTCGAATTATTAAGAATTCCTATACTATAGCCGTAAAGAAAAAAGATATGGAAACCCTACGAAAACTTCGTATAAAAATAGAAGAGGTTACAGGCACTAAGAATGTATCTGGCAATGATACTGACTTTATCAAAACTGTTTTAAAAGATTATAACTTTTATACTCAGAATATGTAA
- a CDS encoding MoxR family ATPase, with product MEQNTDLNFKNRIDLSELQRAVTDIKTEVGKVIVGQEKMIDRILVAMLANGHILLEGVPGVAKTITAKLISKTIDIGFSRIQFTPDLMPSDILGTSVFNLKTTEFEFKKGPVFSNLILIDEINRAPAKTQAALFEVMEERQISIDGHKYTMDQPFLVIATQNPIEQEGTYRLPEAQLDRFLFKINIDYPSLEEEVNILMREHELQSEDKLNQVVKVISGNQLKAFQGIVKQIVVEKNLMEYIARIVSNTRENSFLYLGASPRASISILNAAKGYAALRGRDFVTPDDIKEAAIPVLQHRVVVAPEREMEGMTGQEIIVQILETIEVPR from the coding sequence ATGGAGCAAAACACTGACTTGAACTTCAAGAATCGAATTGACTTATCTGAATTGCAAAGAGCAGTAACCGATATCAAAACTGAAGTAGGCAAAGTCATCGTAGGACAAGAAAAAATGATAGACCGCATACTAGTCGCTATGCTAGCAAATGGGCATATCCTTCTCGAAGGTGTCCCTGGAGTGGCTAAAACGATTACTGCTAAATTGATATCTAAAACGATAGATATTGGATTTTCTAGAATTCAGTTTACCCCGGATCTTATGCCTTCGGATATTTTAGGTACCTCGGTATTTAATCTAAAGACGACAGAGTTTGAATTTAAAAAAGGTCCTGTTTTCTCCAATCTGATTCTCATAGACGAAATCAATAGAGCGCCTGCTAAAACCCAAGCTGCACTATTTGAGGTCATGGAAGAAAGGCAAATAAGTATCGATGGTCATAAATATACTATGGATCAGCCATTCTTAGTCATAGCTACACAAAACCCAATAGAACAAGAAGGAACGTATCGACTGCCAGAAGCTCAACTTGATAGATTTTTATTTAAAATCAATATCGATTATCCTAGCTTAGAAGAAGAGGTAAATATTTTGATGCGCGAACATGAATTGCAAAGTGAGGATAAATTAAATCAAGTAGTAAAAGTTATCAGTGGTAATCAGCTAAAAGCGTTTCAGGGAATAGTGAAACAAATAGTCGTTGAAAAAAATCTAATGGAGTACATCGCTAGAATCGTGTCGAATACAAGAGAGAATTCGTTCTTATATCTAGGCGCTTCTCCGAGAGCATCGATATCCATATTGAATGCCGCTAAGGGATATGCCGCTCTGAGAGGAAGAGATTTTGTGACACCAGATGATATTAAAGAGGCAGCTATTCCAGTATTGCAGCACAGAGTGGTCGTAGCTCCTGAGCGTGAAATGGAAGGGATGACTGGTCAGGAAATTATCGTTCAAATTTTAGAAACGATTGAAGTACCTCGTTAG
- the rocD gene encoding ornithine--oxo-acid transaminase, whose translation MTLSKRLISLEDKYGAHNYHPIPVVIERGEGVYVWDVEGKKYFDFLSAYSAVNQGHSHPRIIKALTDQAKKITLTSRAFYNSELGKYEEFVTKLFGYDKLLPMNSGAEAVETALKLCRKWAYMKKDIPQNEAVILFASGNFHGRTLAIISASTEESSRKDFGPYLPNIKIVEYGNLEAFKTEIIQNKNIAGFIFEPIQGEAGIIIPEDEYLTSCAKICRENNVLFIADEVQTGIARTGKMLACDHVGIKPDMLILGKALSGGVLPVSAVLANDEVMLCIKPGEHGSTYGGNPLACAVAIEALQVILDEKMAENAEKMGELFRSELRKINSKWIRDIRGRGLLNALEINDTEDSQTAWNICIKMAELGLLAKPTHGNIIRFAPPLVINEVQIKEAVTIIEKALASID comes from the coding sequence ATGACTTTATCAAAACGGTTAATATCTCTGGAAGATAAATACGGTGCGCATAATTACCATCCCATACCGGTAGTTATAGAACGAGGTGAAGGTGTGTATGTATGGGATGTCGAGGGTAAAAAATATTTTGACTTTTTATCAGCCTATTCTGCAGTCAATCAAGGGCATAGTCATCCTAGAATCATAAAGGCTCTCACGGATCAAGCGAAAAAAATCACCTTAACTTCTCGTGCCTTTTACAATAGTGAATTAGGAAAATACGAAGAATTCGTAACCAAATTATTTGGATACGATAAGTTATTGCCAATGAATTCTGGCGCTGAGGCAGTAGAAACTGCTTTGAAGCTATGTAGAAAGTGGGCATACATGAAAAAGGATATTCCACAAAATGAAGCCGTCATTTTATTCGCCTCAGGAAATTTTCATGGTAGAACGCTAGCCATAATTTCTGCAAGCACAGAAGAAAGCAGCCGAAAAGATTTTGGGCCCTATTTACCCAATATCAAAATAGTAGAATATGGAAATTTAGAGGCTTTCAAAACTGAAATTATTCAAAATAAAAATATTGCTGGATTTATTTTCGAACCCATTCAAGGGGAAGCTGGAATTATCATTCCTGAAGATGAATATCTAACATCGTGTGCGAAAATATGCCGTGAAAATAATGTACTTTTCATCGCCGATGAAGTACAAACAGGGATAGCGCGAACTGGGAAAATGTTAGCTTGCGACCATGTAGGTATAAAACCTGATATGTTAATTCTTGGCAAAGCATTGTCTGGTGGGGTATTGCCTGTTTCAGCTGTATTAGCTAATGATGAAGTAATGCTATGTATAAAACCCGGGGAACATGGTTCCACTTATGGTGGAAATCCGCTCGCATGTGCGGTAGCTATTGAGGCATTGCAAGTTATCCTAGATGAAAAAATGGCAGAGAACGCAGAGAAAATGGGTGAACTGTTTCGCTCTGAATTGAGAAAAATCAATTCGAAATGGATACGAGATATTCGAGGAAGAGGCTTACTGAATGCCTTGGAGATTAATGATACAGAAGATAGCCAAACAGCCTGGAATATTTGTATCAAAATGGCTGAACTGGGCTTGTTGGCAAAACCTACACATGGGAATATCATTCGCTTTGCTCCACCGTTGGTTATTAATGAGGTTCAGATTAAGGAAGCCGTGACTATTATTGAAAAGGCATTAGCAAGTATAGACTAG
- a CDS encoding DUF58 domain-containing protein, protein MKFFKQLYLNHLFFGFILLIIIGFAISFIFHGLYMIIWYLFATLMIFVVTDILLLFGKRNGLIGHRTCPEKFSNGDQNEILVTLENNYTFSIATNTIDEIPFQFQMRNFSIKEKIKAKKTIDFTYKLRPTERGEYVFGNLNVYVSSPLGLASRRFTFAAGEMIPTYPSFLQLKKYDLLAFSNNLHQYGTKKVRRVGYSMEFEQIKEYVQGDDIRTLNWKATAKKNALMVNQYQTERSQTIYMVIDKGRVMKMPFNGLSLLDYAINATLVLSNIVLKKDDRAGMFSFAKKVENRVVAEKRGSQMNKLLEALYNVETNFQESDFGRLYIDIKKHIQHRSLIMLYTNFETMDGLYRQLPYLKGIAKNHLLVVVFFQNTELHDLVNQRAKNVQEVYDKAIAEKFIFEKKLIVNELRKYGIYSLLTRPEDLTVDSINKYLEIKTRGLI, encoded by the coding sequence ATGAAGTTTTTTAAGCAGCTTTATTTAAATCATCTCTTTTTCGGTTTTATCCTTTTGATAATTATAGGCTTTGCTATTTCCTTTATATTTCATGGGCTTTATATGATTATCTGGTATTTGTTTGCCACCTTGATGATTTTCGTCGTTACAGATATTTTATTATTGTTTGGAAAAAGAAATGGATTGATCGGACATCGAACTTGTCCTGAGAAATTTTCCAATGGTGATCAAAATGAAATTTTAGTGACACTAGAAAATAATTATACCTTTTCTATCGCTACGAATACGATTGATGAAATTCCTTTTCAATTTCAGATGCGCAACTTTAGTATTAAGGAAAAAATAAAAGCAAAAAAAACGATTGATTTTACCTATAAACTTCGTCCTACAGAGCGCGGAGAGTATGTTTTCGGTAACTTAAACGTCTATGTTTCATCTCCACTGGGTTTGGCATCCAGAAGATTTACCTTCGCTGCCGGGGAGATGATTCCTACTTATCCCTCTTTTCTTCAATTAAAGAAGTATGATTTACTGGCTTTTTCCAATAATCTACATCAATATGGAACCAAGAAGGTAAGACGAGTCGGATATTCCATGGAATTTGAACAAATAAAGGAATATGTGCAGGGAGACGATATACGCACCCTCAACTGGAAAGCTACTGCCAAGAAAAATGCACTCATGGTCAATCAATATCAGACAGAGCGATCCCAGACCATTTATATGGTCATAGATAAAGGAAGAGTAATGAAAATGCCTTTTAATGGTTTATCACTCTTAGATTATGCCATCAATGCTACCTTGGTATTAAGTAATATTGTTTTGAAAAAAGATGACAGAGCAGGAATGTTTAGCTTCGCTAAAAAAGTGGAGAATAGGGTAGTGGCAGAGAAACGAGGTTCGCAGATGAATAAACTACTAGAAGCATTATATAACGTAGAAACTAATTTTCAGGAAAGCGATTTTGGTCGCCTATATATAGATATAAAAAAACATATACAGCATAGAAGCTTGATCATGTTATATACCAATTTTGAAACTATGGATGGGCTTTATCGTCAGCTACCTTATTTGAAGGGGATAGCCAAAAATCACCTTTTAGTGGTTGTATTTTTTCAGAATACAGAGCTGCACGATCTCGTAAATCAAAGAGCTAAAAACGTGCAGGAAGTTTATGACAAAGCCATAGCAGAGAAATTTATCTTTGAGAAAAAACTTATAGTCAACGAACTACGAAAGTATGGTATCTATTCCTTACTCACCAGACCAGAAGACCTTACTGTGGATAGTATCAATAAGTATTTGGAGATTAAGACGAGAGGGTTGATATGA
- a CDS encoding Glu/Leu/Phe/Val dehydrogenase: MSAKKELSFFEGVGYYTDKASKFINMEEGLLSQIKACNNVLRLKFPVKGNDGKVRVFEAYRVQHSHHRMPTKGGIRYSMHVDQEEVMALASLMTYKCALVDVPFGGAKGGIKIDSKNEPADIVEKVTRRYTSELIKKNFIGPGLDVPAPDYGSGEREMAWIVDTYMAFNNGELDGLGCVTGKPVSLGGVAGRTAATGRGVSYALKEVFSYEEDMKELGMTAGLEGKTVVVQGLGNVGYYSALFMQEYGCKIISIAEYEGAIFNENGLDVDAVFQHRKATGSILNFPGATNMAKSSDALELACDILIPAALENQITMANVENIKAKVIGEAANGPVSAEASEILAKKGVLIIPDMYINAGGVTVSYFEWLKNLSHVRFGRMQKKHEEDHNADIANLLEKMTGKKMDEMERKMFTKGPEEVDLVNSGLADTMAKSYATIRKQWKEGKGQYDMRTAAFIVALNKVGSDYAQMGIWP, from the coding sequence ATGTCAGCAAAAAAGGAACTCAGTTTTTTTGAAGGTGTCGGCTACTATACCGATAAAGCTTCCAAATTTATTAATATGGAAGAAGGACTATTATCACAAATCAAGGCTTGCAACAATGTACTTCGCTTAAAATTCCCAGTCAAGGGAAATGATGGTAAGGTAAGAGTATTCGAAGCTTATAGAGTACAACATAGCCACCACAGAATGCCTACGAAAGGGGGTATTCGGTATAGCATGCACGTAGATCAGGAAGAGGTTATGGCATTAGCTTCTTTAATGACTTATAAGTGTGCTCTGGTGGACGTGCCCTTTGGAGGCGCGAAGGGAGGCATCAAAATTGATTCAAAAAATGAACCAGCTGATATCGTAGAAAAAGTTACGAGAAGGTATACGTCAGAATTGATTAAGAAAAACTTTATCGGTCCTGGACTAGATGTACCTGCACCTGACTATGGTTCTGGAGAGCGAGAAATGGCATGGATAGTGGACACCTATATGGCATTCAATAATGGTGAATTAGATGGTCTCGGTTGTGTGACTGGCAAGCCTGTAAGTTTGGGTGGAGTAGCAGGTAGAACAGCTGCTACTGGACGTGGTGTATCGTATGCGTTGAAAGAGGTTTTTAGCTATGAAGAAGATATGAAAGAACTAGGCATGACAGCAGGACTTGAAGGTAAAACAGTTGTGGTTCAAGGTCTAGGGAATGTTGGTTATTATTCGGCATTGTTTATGCAAGAATATGGATGTAAAATCATATCCATAGCTGAATATGAGGGCGCTATTTTCAATGAAAATGGATTGGATGTCGATGCAGTATTTCAACACCGAAAGGCTACAGGATCTATTTTAAATTTCCCTGGTGCTACCAATATGGCAAAGAGTTCTGATGCTTTGGAATTGGCATGTGATATTCTAATTCCAGCTGCTCTCGAAAATCAAATTACTATGGCTAATGTAGAAAATATCAAGGCCAAAGTTATAGGCGAAGCAGCGAACGGGCCTGTTTCTGCGGAAGCTTCAGAGATATTAGCTAAGAAAGGTGTGCTCATTATTCCTGATATGTATATCAATGCAGGTGGGGTAACAGTTTCTTATTTTGAGTGGTTAAAAAATCTTTCACATGTTCGCTTTGGACGTATGCAGAAAAAACACGAAGAAGACCATAATGCTGACATAGCTAATCTCTTGGAAAAAATGACTGGCAAGAAAATGGATGAAATGGAACGCAAAATGTTTACCAAAGGACCTGAAGAGGTAGATCTCGTCAATTCTGGTTTGGCTGATACCATGGCGAAATCCTATGCGACAATCCGTAAGCAGTGGAAAGAAGGTAAAGGTCAGTACGATATGCGCACCGCTGCATTTATCGTTGCTTTGAATAAAGTCGGAAGCGACTACGCTCAAATGGGTATTTGGCCATAA
- a CDS encoding fumarate reductase/succinate dehydrogenase flavoprotein subunit: MSLDNKIPAGNIADKWTNFKSSCKLVNPSNKRSIDVIVVGTGLAGSSAAASLAEMGYNVKAFCFQDSPRRAHSIAAQGGINAAKNYQNDGDSTYRLFYDTIKGGDYRAREANVHRLAEVSASIIDQCVAQGVPFARDYGGLLDNRSFGGTQVQRTFYAAGQTGQQLLLGAYSALSRQIAKGTVTMYNRHEMLDLVVIDGKARGIIARNLMTGKIERHSAHAVLLCTGGYGNVFFLSTNAMGSNVTAAWKAYKKGAYFANPCYTQIHPTCIPVSGDHQSKLTLMSESLRNDGRIWVPKKLEDAQAIREGRLKPTQIKEEDRDYYLERRYPAFGNLVPRDIASRAAKERCDAGFGVNKTGEAVYLDYSAAIIRYGKTQAKLKNIENPSEEEIKRLGKAVVEEKYGNLFQMYEKIVDENPYETPMMIYPAVHYTMGGLWVDYHLMTTIPGCYALGEANFSDHGANRLGASALMQGLADGYFVIPYTIGEYLSNEIRTGHISEDAPEFVEAEKNVTETLQKFINNKGSHSVDYFHKKLGKIMWNQCGMARNETGLKQAIAEIQTLRKEFWADVKVPGKMDELNPELEKAMRVADFIELGELMCRDALMRNESCGGHFREEYQDAEGETLRDDENFKFVGAWQFNGVDSDPNLHKEELIYENIKIASRNYK; this comes from the coding sequence ATGTCATTAGATAATAAAATTCCCGCAGGCAATATTGCAGACAAATGGACCAATTTTAAATCAAGCTGCAAACTTGTAAATCCTTCCAACAAACGCTCTATCGATGTTATAGTGGTAGGTACTGGATTAGCTGGCAGCTCTGCCGCAGCATCCCTAGCAGAGATGGGCTATAATGTCAAAGCTTTTTGTTTTCAAGATAGTCCACGTCGTGCGCATTCTATCGCTGCTCAGGGAGGGATCAATGCCGCAAAAAATTATCAAAATGATGGCGATAGTACCTACAGATTGTTCTATGATACCATAAAGGGAGGAGACTATAGAGCTCGCGAAGCCAATGTTCACAGACTAGCAGAAGTTTCAGCTAGCATTATCGACCAATGTGTAGCTCAAGGTGTTCCATTTGCGCGTGACTACGGAGGATTATTGGATAACCGATCTTTTGGAGGTACGCAGGTTCAGCGAACATTTTATGCCGCAGGACAAACAGGACAACAATTGCTATTGGGTGCCTACTCTGCGCTTTCACGACAGATAGCGAAGGGCACGGTAACTATGTATAACCGTCATGAAATGCTCGATCTTGTGGTCATCGATGGCAAAGCGAGAGGAATTATAGCGCGCAATTTAATGACGGGTAAGATAGAAAGACATTCGGCGCATGCGGTATTGCTCTGCACAGGTGGCTATGGCAATGTATTTTTCCTATCAACCAACGCCATGGGTAGCAACGTGACTGCAGCATGGAAAGCCTATAAAAAAGGAGCATATTTTGCTAATCCTTGTTATACCCAGATTCACCCAACCTGCATTCCAGTAAGTGGTGATCATCAATCTAAATTGACCTTAATGTCTGAGTCATTGAGAAATGACGGAAGAATATGGGTGCCGAAAAAACTGGAAGATGCGCAAGCAATTCGTGAGGGACGACTAAAGCCTACACAAATCAAAGAAGAAGATAGAGATTATTATTTGGAGCGCAGATATCCAGCATTTGGAAATTTGGTACCAAGAGATATTGCATCACGAGCTGCAAAAGAGAGATGTGATGCTGGTTTTGGCGTCAACAAAACGGGTGAAGCGGTTTATCTAGACTATTCCGCTGCGATTATACGATATGGGAAAACGCAGGCGAAATTAAAGAACATAGAGAATCCTTCTGAAGAAGAAATCAAGAGATTAGGAAAGGCTGTGGTAGAAGAGAAATACGGCAATCTTTTCCAGATGTATGAAAAAATCGTAGATGAAAATCCATACGAAACACCAATGATGATTTATCCTGCGGTACATTATACCATGGGAGGTTTGTGGGTGGATTATCATTTGATGACGACCATACCAGGGTGCTATGCTCTAGGAGAGGCAAACTTTAGTGATCATGGTGCGAATAGATTAGGTGCTTCGGCCTTGATGCAGGGACTAGCTGATGGTTATTTCGTTATTCCGTATACAATAGGAGAATATTTATCTAATGAGATTAGAACTGGTCATATATCGGAAGACGCTCCTGAATTTGTAGAAGCAGAGAAGAACGTAACTGAAACCCTTCAAAAGTTTATAAATAATAAAGGAAGTCATTCCGTAGATTATTTCCATAAAAAGCTAGGTAAAATCATGTGGAATCAATGCGGTATGGCTAGAAATGAAACTGGGCTGAAACAAGCCATAGCAGAGATTCAAACTTTGAGAAAGGAATTTTGGGCTGATGTAAAAGTGCCAGGAAAGATGGATGAATTGAACCCAGAATTGGAGAAAGCTATGCGTGTCGCAGACTTTATCGAACTAGGTGAATTGATGTGTAGAGATGCCTTGATGAGAAATGAGAGCTGTGGTGGACATTTTCGTGAAGAATATCAAGACGCTGAAGGAGAAACCTTGCGTGATGATGAGAACTTCAAATTCGTAGGTGCATGGCAATTTAATGGTGTCGATTCAGACCCAAATCTTCACAAGGAAGAACTCATTTATGAGAATATCAAGATAGCGAGTAGGAATTATAAGTAG